A region from the Muribaculum gordoncarteri genome encodes:
- a CDS encoding low molecular weight protein-tyrosine-phosphatase has translation MKLPHIPAKEEGPVRVLMVCLGNICRSPAAEGILRSIVSSHNADNDWVIDSAGTYGGHSGDLPDRRMRVHATRRGYDLTHRARRFTPSDFSDFDLIIPMDSANERNLRSMAPTLDDEAKIVPMMKFVRMATRYDHVPDPYYEGAEGFELVLDLLEDGCRNLYDDITAMRNDTSR, from the coding sequence ATGAAACTACCCCATATACCTGCAAAAGAAGAGGGCCCGGTGAGGGTGCTTATGGTGTGCCTCGGCAATATATGCCGCTCCCCGGCCGCCGAAGGCATCCTGCGCTCCATCGTAAGCTCGCACAACGCCGACAACGACTGGGTGATTGACTCGGCCGGAACCTACGGCGGACATTCGGGCGACCTGCCCGACCGTCGAATGCGCGTACACGCCACCCGCCGAGGCTACGACCTCACCCACCGCGCACGCAGGTTCACACCGAGCGACTTCAGCGACTTCGACCTGATAATACCGATGGACTCGGCCAATGAACGCAATCTGCGCTCCATGGCTCCCACCCTCGACGACGAAGCCAAGATAGTTCCCATGATGAAATTTGTGAGAATGGCAACCCGCTACGATCACGTGCCCGACCCCTACTACGAGGGGGCCGAGGGCTTTGAACTCGTGCTCGACCTGCTTGAGGACGGATGCCGCAACCTCTACGACGACATAACGGCGATGCGCAACGACACATCGCGATAA
- the xylA gene encoding xylose isomerase: protein MATKEYFPEIGKIKFEGKDSKNPLAYRYYDAEKVVLGKKMKDWLKFAMAWWHTLCAEGGDQFGGGTKKFPWNEGDAMTVAKQKADAGFEIMQKLGIEYFCFHDTDLIGDLGEDIADYEARMVEITNYLKEKMAQTGIKNLWGTANVFGNGRYMNGAATNPDFDVVARAAVQIKNAIDATIALGGTNYVFWGGREGYMSLLNTDQKREKEHLATMLRIARDYARSKGFTGTFLIEPKPMEPSKHQYDVDTETVVGFLKAHGLDKDFKVNIEVNHATLAGHTFEHELAVAVDNGMLGSIDANRGDYQNGWDTDQFPIDNFELTQAMMQIIRNGGLGNGGTNFDAKTRRNSTDLEDIFIAHIAGMDAMARALESAAAVLEESPYKEMIKERYASFDGGKGKEFEDGKLSLEDVVAYAKTQGEPKQTSGKQELYEAIVAMYA from the coding sequence ATGGCAACAAAAGAGTATTTTCCCGAGATCGGTAAAATTAAGTTTGAAGGTAAGGACAGCAAGAATCCTCTCGCCTATCGTTACTACGATGCTGAGAAGGTAGTGCTCGGTAAGAAAATGAAGGATTGGTTGAAGTTTGCTATGGCTTGGTGGCACACACTTTGCGCTGAAGGCGGCGACCAGTTCGGTGGCGGCACCAAGAAGTTCCCCTGGAACGAAGGCGATGCCATGACAGTTGCAAAGCAGAAGGCTGATGCTGGTTTTGAAATCATGCAGAAGCTCGGAATCGAATATTTCTGTTTCCATGATACCGACCTTATCGGTGACCTTGGCGAAGACATCGCTGACTACGAAGCCCGCATGGTTGAAATCACCAACTACCTGAAGGAAAAGATGGCTCAGACCGGCATCAAGAACCTTTGGGGTACTGCCAACGTATTCGGTAACGGCCGTTACATGAACGGTGCTGCTACCAACCCCGACTTTGACGTAGTAGCTCGCGCTGCCGTTCAGATCAAGAACGCTATCGACGCAACTATCGCCCTCGGTGGTACAAACTATGTATTCTGGGGTGGCCGCGAAGGTTACATGAGCCTTCTCAACACCGACCAGAAGCGTGAAAAAGAGCATCTCGCAACTATGCTCCGCATCGCTCGCGACTACGCTCGTTCAAAGGGCTTCACCGGAACATTCCTCATCGAGCCCAAGCCCATGGAACCCTCAAAGCATCAGTATGATGTTGACACTGAAACTGTAGTAGGCTTCCTTAAGGCTCACGGTCTTGACAAGGACTTCAAGGTGAACATCGAGGTTAACCACGCTACTCTCGCAGGTCACACATTTGAGCACGAACTTGCAGTAGCTGTTGACAACGGCATGCTCGGTTCAATCGACGCTAACCGCGGTGACTATCAGAACGGCTGGGATACCGACCAGTTCCCCATCGACAACTTTGAGCTTACTCAGGCCATGATGCAGATCATCCGCAACGGCGGCCTCGGCAACGGCGGTACCAACTTCGACGCTAAGACTCGTCGTAACTCTACCGACCTTGAGGACATCTTCATCGCTCACATCGCAGGTATGGATGCTATGGCTCGTGCTCTTGAAAGCGCAGCTGCTGTTCTTGAGGAATCTCCCTACAAGGAAATGATCAAGGAGCGTTACGCTTCATTTGACGGCGGCAAGGGTAAGGAATTTGAGGATGGAAAGCTCTCTCTTGAGGATGTTGTAGCTTATGCCAAGACTCAGGGCGAACCCAAGCAGACCAGCGGCAAGCAGGAGCTCTATGAAGCTATCGTAGCCATGTATGCCTAA
- the lpxB gene encoding lipid-A-disaccharide synthase, with the protein MKYFLSAGEASGDIHAAELIAAIKRIDPKADFIFLGGDLMAREAGNTPFIHYREMAYMGFSEVLRHLPQVLSNLRRAKERLKAERPDALILVDYPSFNLKLARYAHDMGVKVYYYISPKVWAWKEHRVRDIKRYVDRVFAIFPFEVGFYKSRHDYDVTYVGNPSVEEVAHRKANLPSREEFLKRHNLPDRPIIALVPGSRRSEIKNNLSVMQAAADMYPDYMPVVASAPGIDLSYYGYYIDPGTPIVNNATFDLMHFAEAALVTSGTATLECALLNTPQVVCYRANGVKLSYKIMEKILKVPFVSLPNLIADAPIVPEMLVHLCTPKLVSRELGNILPGRPGHDNQLEGYRRMREILGNSDAAQRTARIIVDEISSAKKDSERK; encoded by the coding sequence ATGAAGTACTTTCTTTCAGCCGGTGAGGCCTCCGGCGACATACATGCGGCCGAGTTGATTGCCGCAATAAAGCGAATCGACCCCAAGGCCGATTTCATCTTTCTCGGAGGCGACCTCATGGCCCGCGAGGCGGGAAACACACCGTTCATCCACTATCGCGAAATGGCCTACATGGGATTCAGCGAAGTCCTGCGACATCTGCCGCAAGTGCTTTCCAACCTGCGCCGTGCCAAGGAGCGACTGAAAGCCGAGCGTCCCGACGCACTCATCCTGGTAGACTATCCCAGCTTCAACCTTAAGCTTGCACGCTACGCCCACGACATGGGGGTAAAGGTGTACTACTACATCTCGCCCAAGGTGTGGGCATGGAAAGAGCATCGCGTCCGTGACATAAAGCGTTATGTCGACCGCGTGTTTGCCATATTCCCCTTTGAAGTCGGCTTCTACAAGTCGCGCCACGACTACGATGTCACCTACGTGGGCAATCCGTCGGTCGAGGAGGTAGCTCACCGCAAGGCCAACCTTCCGTCACGCGAGGAGTTCCTTAAACGCCACAACCTGCCCGACCGTCCCATAATAGCGCTCGTGCCGGGAAGCCGCCGAAGCGAAATCAAGAACAACCTCTCGGTGATGCAGGCGGCCGCCGACATGTATCCCGACTACATGCCCGTAGTGGCAAGCGCACCGGGCATCGATCTGTCGTACTACGGCTACTACATCGACCCGGGAACCCCCATCGTGAACAACGCGACATTCGACCTGATGCACTTCGCCGAAGCCGCTCTCGTCACCTCGGGTACCGCCACACTGGAGTGTGCGCTGCTGAATACCCCGCAAGTGGTGTGCTACCGCGCCAACGGAGTAAAGCTCTCCTACAAAATCATGGAGAAGATACTGAAAGTGCCATTCGTGTCACTTCCCAACCTGATAGCCGACGCACCGATAGTGCCCGAAATGCTCGTACACCTGTGTACTCCAAAACTCGTGAGTCGTGAGCTGGGCAACATACTTCCCGGCCGACCGGGTCACGACAATCAGCTCGAAGGCTACCGGCGAATGAGGGAAATTCTCGGCAACTCCGATGCAGCGCAACGCACAGCCCGCATAATAGTCGACGAAATATCCTCAGCTAAAAAAGACTCAGAAAGAAAATGA
- a CDS encoding SGNH/GDSL hydrolase family protein, whose translation MKRVFLFIAGLLLTVSLSAASKWTGTWATAPEYTGKGDMPKTMTLTGNALRQVIHVSVGGDELRLKLSNEFSDEPVEIRSVYIADAAEGEKINPRTVRYLKFDGKESVTIEPHGSVYSDAVKYDLKPLQLLSITINYGDKTPEHATSHRGSRTTSYIMEGPSKPKKEFVPAEKLEHWYNICALEVMADGKECIAVLGNSITDGRGTTTDKQNRWTDVCAEALNGEVAVLNLGIGANCVLRGGISEPAVKRFDRDIMGQNGLTGIVIYEGINDIGGSRHAEKTAAELIEAYTSFIEKARSKGLKVYGGTISQIGNTDYWSYFHEATRQAVNEWIRTCGKFDGVIDFDAVLADPANPLRLNPDYNFDGLHPNAAGYKAMGNAAAEVLFPEKVDKTKL comes from the coding sequence ATGAAAAGAGTTTTTTTGTTTATTGCGGGCCTATTGCTCACCGTTTCGCTGTCAGCCGCTTCAAAGTGGACGGGTACATGGGCTACTGCTCCTGAATATACGGGCAAGGGCGATATGCCCAAGACGATGACGCTTACCGGAAATGCGCTCCGACAGGTGATTCACGTGTCGGTGGGCGGTGACGAGCTTCGTCTTAAACTGTCGAATGAATTCAGCGACGAGCCGGTTGAGATTCGCTCGGTCTATATAGCCGATGCAGCCGAAGGCGAGAAAATTAATCCCCGCACGGTGCGTTACCTTAAATTTGACGGAAAGGAGAGCGTGACAATAGAGCCTCACGGTTCGGTCTACAGCGATGCCGTCAAGTATGACCTCAAGCCGCTACAGCTGTTGTCGATAACCATCAACTACGGCGACAAGACTCCCGAGCACGCCACTTCACATCGCGGTTCACGCACCACATCCTACATCATGGAAGGCCCCTCCAAGCCTAAGAAGGAGTTTGTTCCCGCCGAAAAGCTTGAACACTGGTACAATATATGCGCCCTTGAGGTGATGGCCGACGGCAAGGAGTGCATCGCGGTACTCGGTAACTCGATAACCGACGGACGCGGCACGACAACCGACAAGCAGAACCGCTGGACCGATGTGTGTGCCGAGGCTTTGAACGGCGAAGTGGCCGTATTGAATCTCGGAATAGGCGCCAACTGTGTGCTTCGCGGCGGAATCAGCGAGCCGGCAGTGAAGCGTTTCGACCGTGACATAATGGGACAGAACGGATTGACCGGAATCGTGATCTATGAAGGCATCAACGACATAGGCGGAAGCCGTCACGCCGAGAAGACAGCCGCCGAGCTGATCGAGGCCTACACTTCGTTTATCGAAAAGGCGCGTTCAAAGGGTCTTAAAGTGTATGGCGGCACAATTTCACAGATTGGCAACACCGACTATTGGTCATACTTCCATGAGGCTACGCGCCAGGCTGTGAATGAGTGGATACGCACATGCGGAAAGTTTGACGGCGTGATCGATTTCGATGCCGTGCTTGCCGACCCCGCCAATCCTTTGAGATTGAATCCCGATTATAATTTTGACGGACTTCATCCTAACGCCGCAGGCTATAAGGCGATGGGTAATGCCGCCGCCGAAGTGCTATTTCCGGAAAAAGTAGATAAAACCAAACTTTAA
- the xylE gene encoding D-xylose transporter XylE, translating to MNYQEKGSKTYLFSIVLVAVLGGLLFGYDTAVISGAEKGLQAFFLGAKDFVYTDVIHGITSSSALLGCILGSALSGFFATRFGRKKSLIIAGFFFFVSALGSYYPEFLLFEHGKPDFNLLIAFNIYRIIGGVGVGLASAICPMYIAEVAPSNIRGTLVSWNQFAIIFGQLVVYFVNFLILGEHTNPIIEKTAENIYYVLPTSDAWTIMTGWRYMFGSEAFVAAVFTVLVFLVPESPRYLALVGRDSRALEVLARINGITKAREILADIKSTVEVKSERLFSFGVMVIFVGVMLSVFQQAVGINAVLYYAPRIFDSMHMGDPMVQTVIMGIVNISFTLVAVFTVEKLGRKPLLIWGSIGMAIGAFGVAVSNLVTVPPIVPVVSIMVYSASFMFSWGPICWVLIAEIFPNTIRGAAVAVAVAFQWIFNFIVSSTFVPMYNMRLGEMGDKFGHMFAYALYGVICVVAAIFVYKLVPETKGKTLEDMTNLWRKKSAK from the coding sequence ATGAATTACCAAGAAAAAGGCAGTAAAACATATCTGTTTTCCATAGTCCTTGTCGCCGTGCTCGGTGGCCTGCTCTTCGGTTACGACACCGCTGTGATATCGGGTGCCGAGAAGGGTCTTCAGGCTTTCTTCCTCGGAGCCAAGGATTTTGTCTATACCGATGTGATTCACGGTATAACATCGTCAAGTGCGCTGCTCGGATGTATTTTGGGTAGTGCTTTGTCGGGTTTCTTTGCCACTCGATTCGGCCGCAAGAAGTCGTTGATCATCGCCGGATTCTTCTTCTTTGTTTCGGCTCTCGGCTCCTACTATCCCGAATTCCTCTTATTCGAGCACGGTAAGCCCGATTTCAACCTCCTTATCGCATTCAACATCTACCGCATCATCGGCGGTGTGGGTGTGGGTCTTGCTTCGGCCATCTGCCCCATGTATATTGCCGAGGTGGCTCCGTCAAACATTCGCGGTACGCTCGTGTCGTGGAACCAGTTTGCAATCATCTTCGGTCAGCTTGTGGTTTACTTCGTCAACTTCTTGATTCTTGGCGAGCACACCAACCCCATCATCGAGAAGACTGCCGAAAACATCTACTACGTGCTTCCCACATCCGACGCATGGACCATCATGACAGGATGGCGTTACATGTTCGGTAGCGAGGCATTTGTTGCCGCAGTGTTTACCGTGCTTGTTTTCTTGGTTCCCGAGTCACCGCGTTATCTTGCGCTTGTCGGCCGTGACAGCCGTGCCCTTGAGGTGCTTGCACGCATCAACGGCATCACCAAGGCCCGCGAGATTCTTGCCGACATCAAGTCGACTGTCGAAGTCAAGAGCGAACGCCTCTTCTCATTTGGCGTGATGGTGATATTTGTCGGCGTTATGTTGTCGGTTTTCCAGCAGGCAGTGGGTATAAACGCCGTGCTCTACTATGCACCGCGCATATTCGACTCAATGCACATGGGCGATCCCATGGTTCAGACCGTCATCATGGGTATCGTCAACATCTCGTTCACCCTTGTGGCTGTGTTCACTGTTGAGAAACTCGGCCGTAAGCCGTTGTTGATCTGGGGTTCTATAGGCATGGCTATCGGTGCATTCGGTGTGGCTGTATCCAACCTTGTCACCGTTCCTCCCATTGTTCCCGTTGTCAGCATCATGGTTTATTCGGCTTCGTTCATGTTCTCATGGGGCCCGATATGCTGGGTACTTATCGCTGAGATATTCCCCAACACCATTCGTGGTGCGGCTGTGGCAGTTGCCGTTGCATTCCAGTGGATATTCAACTTCATCGTGTCGAGTACGTTTGTGCCCATGTACAATATGCGTCTTGGCGAGATGGGCGATAAGTTCGGTCACATGTTTGCCTACGCTCTCTACGGCGTTATCTGCGTCGTTGCCGCCATATTCGTTTACAAGCTTGTTCCTGAAACCAAGGGCAAGACTCTTGAGGATATGACCAACCTTTGGCGCAAGAAATCGGCTAAGTAA
- a CDS encoding M64 family metallopeptidase, with translation MKITKLLLSAIVAMSCCTLTAQDFDTFFNNKTLRLDYIFGADTKGCHVMLDKQAVLPEWSGRRHRLKELPLAGNGQITVRDEATGDTIYRHSFSSLFNEWLSTEEASTTPKAFQNTYLVPLPKAPALIDIALLDNRHDTIASMTHRYRPDDELIAVKGTSNVTPHRYIHRSSHPEKAIDVAILAEGYTTAEMDSFYHHAAVAVESILKHEPFKSRADDFNFVAVASPSIDSGVSVPRLGNWKKTAFSSHFSTFYSDRYLTTGNLQDVHDALAGIPYEHIIILANTPEYGGGGIYNSYTLTTARHRDFKPVVVHEFGHSFGGLADEYFYEDDIMDESYPLDIEPWEPNITTLVDFPSKWQSIVPKGTPVPTDPKDADKYPVGVYEGGGYVFKGVYRPADQCRMRNNTWPAFCPACQRALNLLIDFYTK, from the coding sequence ATGAAAATAACAAAACTCTTGCTATCAGCAATTGTCGCAATGTCGTGCTGCACATTGACAGCTCAGGACTTCGACACATTCTTCAACAACAAGACCCTGCGCCTCGACTACATATTCGGAGCCGACACAAAGGGATGCCATGTCATGCTCGACAAGCAGGCCGTGCTGCCCGAATGGAGCGGCCGCCGACACCGCCTGAAAGAGCTTCCGCTTGCCGGAAACGGACAGATAACAGTGCGCGACGAAGCGACCGGCGACACCATCTACCGCCACTCATTCTCATCGCTGTTCAATGAATGGCTGTCGACCGAGGAGGCCTCGACAACCCCCAAAGCCTTTCAGAACACCTATCTTGTGCCCCTGCCCAAGGCTCCCGCGTTAATCGACATAGCGCTGCTCGACAACCGCCACGACACAATCGCCTCGATGACTCACCGTTATCGCCCCGACGATGAACTGATTGCGGTGAAAGGCACCTCCAACGTAACACCCCACCGCTACATTCACCGCAGCTCGCACCCTGAAAAGGCAATCGATGTGGCCATCCTGGCCGAGGGCTACACCACCGCCGAGATGGACAGCTTCTACCATCACGCAGCCGTGGCCGTGGAGTCGATACTTAAACACGAGCCCTTCAAGTCGCGTGCCGACGACTTCAACTTCGTGGCTGTGGCTTCGCCTTCAATCGACAGCGGCGTAAGCGTACCGCGACTCGGCAACTGGAAAAAGACAGCTTTCTCCTCGCATTTCAGCACATTCTACTCCGACCGCTACCTCACCACCGGCAATCTCCAGGATGTACACGACGCTCTCGCAGGAATACCCTACGAACACATAATAATACTCGCCAACACGCCCGAATACGGCGGCGGTGGCATATACAACTCCTACACCCTCACCACTGCCCGTCACCGCGACTTCAAGCCCGTGGTGGTGCATGAATTCGGCCACAGCTTCGGCGGACTTGCCGACGAATACTTCTACGAGGACGACATCATGGACGAATCCTATCCGCTCGACATAGAGCCGTGGGAGCCCAATATCACCACCCTCGTCGATTTCCCGTCAAAATGGCAGTCGATAGTACCCAAAGGCACGCCCGTACCCACCGACCCCAAGGATGCCGACAAATACCCCGTGGGAGTGTATGAAGGCGGAGGTTATGTGTTCAAGGGCGTCTACCGTCCGGCCGACCAATGCCGCATGCGCAACAACACCTGGCCGGCATTCTGCCCCGCTTGCCAACGCGCGTTAAACCTGCTCATCGACTTCTATACGAAATAA
- a CDS encoding xylulokinase: protein MYLLGYDIGSSSVKASIVNAETGKCVSSAFFPKSEAEIIAVKQGWAEQRPEQWWEHLKQSTAAVLAESKVNPADIKAIGISYQMHGLVCIDRDHNVLRPAIIWCDSRGVPYGEKAFDELGHEKCLSHLLNSPGNFTATKLKWVKDNEPEVFERIDKIMLPGDYIAMKLTDRVCTTLSGLSEGMFWDFKNGRVADFLMEYLGFGSSIIPEIVPTFSVQGQVTAHAAAELGLAEGTPVCYRAGDQPNNALSLNVFNPGEIASTAGTSGVVYGVNGEINYDPKSRVNTFAHVNHTNEQTRLGILLCINGTGILNSWVKRTVAPEGISYPAMNDLAAQASIGSEGVSILPFGNGAERVLQNREIGSSIHGVNFLKHGKQHIVRAAQEGIVFSFQYGIEIMEQMGMDVKKIHAGHANMFLSPLFRETLAGVSGATIELFDTDGSVGAAKGAGIGAGIYKDNNEAFATLDRIEVIEPKEADRQAYRDAYGLWKQRLETILNK from the coding sequence ATGTACTTATTAGGATATGATATAGGCAGCTCGTCGGTAAAAGCGAGCATCGTTAATGCCGAAACAGGCAAGTGTGTATCATCGGCTTTCTTCCCCAAGTCGGAGGCCGAGATTATTGCAGTTAAGCAAGGTTGGGCCGAGCAGCGCCCCGAGCAGTGGTGGGAACACCTGAAGCAGTCGACAGCCGCAGTGCTTGCCGAGTCAAAGGTTAATCCGGCCGACATAAAGGCAATCGGAATCTCCTATCAGATGCACGGTCTTGTGTGCATCGACCGTGACCACAACGTGCTTCGTCCCGCTATTATATGGTGTGACTCACGCGGAGTTCCCTATGGCGAGAAGGCATTTGACGAGCTCGGCCATGAAAAGTGCCTGAGCCACCTCCTAAACTCTCCCGGCAACTTCACCGCCACCAAGCTTAAATGGGTGAAGGACAACGAGCCCGAGGTGTTTGAGCGCATCGACAAAATCATGCTCCCCGGCGATTATATAGCAATGAAGCTCACCGACCGTGTGTGCACCACCTTGTCGGGACTTTCCGAAGGTATGTTCTGGGACTTCAAGAACGGCCGGGTTGCCGACTTCCTCATGGAATATCTCGGATTCGGCAGCTCGATAATTCCCGAAATCGTGCCTACATTCTCGGTACAGGGTCAGGTTACAGCCCATGCAGCCGCCGAACTCGGTCTTGCCGAGGGTACTCCGGTGTGCTACCGTGCAGGCGACCAGCCCAACAACGCTTTGTCGCTTAACGTGTTCAACCCCGGTGAAATCGCATCTACCGCAGGTACCTCGGGTGTTGTTTACGGTGTAAACGGCGAGATAAATTACGATCCCAAGTCGCGTGTCAACACATTTGCTCATGTCAACCACACCAATGAGCAGACACGCCTCGGCATATTGCTGTGCATCAACGGCACAGGCATCCTTAACTCTTGGGTTAAGCGCACCGTGGCTCCCGAAGGCATCAGCTATCCGGCCATGAACGACCTTGCCGCACAGGCTTCCATAGGAAGCGAAGGCGTGAGCATACTCCCCTTCGGCAACGGTGCCGAGCGTGTGCTTCAGAACCGCGAAATCGGCAGCTCGATCCACGGCGTAAACTTCCTGAAGCACGGCAAGCAGCACATCGTGCGAGCAGCTCAGGAGGGTATCGTGTTCTCATTCCAGTACGGAATCGAGATAATGGAGCAGATGGGAATGGATGTGAAGAAGATTCACGCCGGACACGCCAACATGTTCCTCAGCCCGCTCTTCCGCGAAACGCTTGCCGGTGTTAGCGGTGCCACCATCGAGCTGTTTGATACCGACGGTTCGGTAGGCGCAGCCAAGGGCGCAGGCATAGGTGCCGGAATCTACAAGGACAACAACGAGGCTTTTGCAACACTCGACCGCATCGAGGTTATCGAGCCCAAGGAAGCCGACCGTCAGGCCTATCGCGACGCCTACGGATTGTGGAAGCAGCGCCTTGAAACAATATTGAACAAATAA
- a CDS encoding MATE family efflux transporter, with the protein MEKTSGNLKALATRPIGRLLWEYSLPAVVGMVVMSLYNVVDRIFIGRGVGADAIAGLAITFPVTNVCTAIGVLIGAGAAARVSIMLGQKDYRGAQLVLGNSLVLILINAVIYLTFFAIFIDDILMAFGASANTLPYARDFIVYLFPGMLVMNVMYSLNNVMRASGYPQQAMITMFIGAGCNVILAPIFIFVLKMGIKGAAIATDISMTIGMVFVLYHFFKPTSTVRFTRGIYRLRWHIIWSIVAIGAAPSIVNFTSSAINIIINRTLYAYGGDIAIGAVGIFTTYTSLLCMVVVGICQGVQPILGYNYGAGLRHRLKRAFWLSTLAGTVVTSTGAAVGILFPDIIAMAFTTDSALISATSNSLHISLLAFWVVGFQIVSTTLFQSIGKAGKSIFLSLIRQVIFLIPLLLTLPRMYGLNGVWASFPTSDLFATVVTIMMVAWQFRTLSRENRLNPTAQI; encoded by the coding sequence ATGGAAAAAACATCAGGCAATCTAAAGGCACTCGCCACCCGACCCATCGGGCGTCTGCTATGGGAATACAGTCTGCCTGCGGTAGTGGGCATGGTGGTCATGTCGCTTTACAATGTCGTCGACCGCATATTCATAGGCCGCGGCGTGGGTGCCGATGCCATTGCGGGACTCGCCATAACATTTCCCGTGACCAATGTGTGCACCGCCATCGGAGTGCTCATCGGAGCCGGTGCCGCCGCAAGAGTGTCGATAATGCTCGGACAGAAGGACTACCGGGGTGCCCAGCTTGTGCTCGGCAACTCGCTTGTGCTGATACTCATAAACGCCGTTATCTACCTGACATTCTTCGCTATATTCATCGACGACATTCTCATGGCATTCGGCGCGTCGGCCAACACGCTCCCCTACGCCCGCGATTTCATCGTCTACCTCTTTCCCGGCATGCTGGTCATGAATGTCATGTACAGCCTCAACAATGTCATGCGAGCTTCGGGCTATCCGCAACAGGCCATGATAACAATGTTTATCGGCGCCGGATGCAATGTAATCCTGGCACCCATCTTCATATTCGTCCTGAAAATGGGCATAAAAGGAGCAGCGATAGCCACCGACATATCGATGACCATAGGCATGGTGTTTGTGCTCTATCACTTCTTCAAGCCCACATCGACGGTGCGTTTCACCCGAGGCATATACCGCCTGCGCTGGCACATAATATGGTCGATCGTCGCCATCGGTGCGGCACCGAGCATTGTCAACTTCACGAGCTCGGCCATAAACATAATCATCAACCGCACCCTCTACGCCTACGGCGGCGACATAGCCATAGGGGCGGTGGGCATCTTCACGACCTACACTTCGCTCCTGTGCATGGTAGTGGTGGGAATATGTCAGGGCGTACAGCCCATCCTCGGCTACAACTACGGAGCCGGACTGCGCCACCGACTCAAACGCGCATTCTGGCTCTCGACACTCGCCGGCACCGTGGTCACCTCGACAGGAGCAGCAGTGGGAATCCTCTTCCCCGACATCATAGCAATGGCCTTCACGACCGACAGCGCACTGATCTCCGCCACATCCAACTCGCTGCACATATCGCTGCTCGCATTCTGGGTCGTAGGCTTCCAGATTGTTTCGACAACCCTGTTCCAGTCAATAGGCAAAGCCGGAAAATCGATATTCCTGAGCCTTATACGCCAGGTGATTTTCCTGATACCGCTGCTGCTGACACTGCCCCGCATGTACGGGCTCAACGGCGTGTGGGCATCATTCCCCACCTCCGACCTCTTTGCCACGGTAGTAACCATAATGATGGTCGCATGGCAATTCAGGACGCTGTCACGTGAAAACCGGCTCAATCCCACAGCACAAATATAA